A window from Leptothermofonsia sichuanensis E412 encodes these proteins:
- a CDS encoding 5-formyltetrahydrofolate cyclo-ligase, giving the protein MPDKATLRKTLLATRQAIPVQVWRERSDRLCTQLQTSPLFIKARTVLAYFSFRQEPDLSPLFASSQGLANKVWGFPRCVEQTLSWHIWSSQDALPLQTGAYGIPEPHPDSPLLMPAQVDLILVPSVACDYRGYRLGYGGGFYDRLLGQPEWAAKPTIGIVFDFAYLPRLPNDDWDRPLQAICTESKLFFPSTPPDIDSSPL; this is encoded by the coding sequence TTGCCAGATAAGGCAACGCTCCGCAAAACACTCCTGGCTACCCGCCAGGCAATTCCTGTTCAGGTCTGGCGGGAGAGGAGCGATCGCCTCTGCACCCAACTCCAGACCTCACCTCTGTTCATCAAGGCTCGCACAGTTCTTGCCTACTTCAGTTTCCGGCAGGAACCCGACCTCAGCCCGCTCTTTGCCAGCAGTCAGGGGCTTGCCAATAAAGTCTGGGGCTTTCCGCGCTGCGTTGAACAGACCCTCTCCTGGCATATCTGGTCATCCCAGGATGCTCTCCCGCTACAGACAGGAGCTTATGGTATCCCGGAACCCCATCCCGACTCTCCCCTGCTCATGCCGGCTCAGGTTGACCTGATCCTGGTGCCCTCGGTTGCCTGTGATTACCGGGGATACCGTTTGGGCTATGGAGGGGGATTTTACGATCGCCTCCTGGGTCAACCCGAATGGGCAGCAAAACCGACAATTGGCATTGTGTTTGACTTTGCTTACCTGCCCCGTCTACCCAATGATGACTGGGATAGGCCCCTACAGGCAATTTGCACAGAATCGAAGCTCTTTTTTCCATCCACTCCACCTGACATAGACTCCAGCCCACTATAG
- the tatA gene encoding twin-arginine translocase TatA/TatE family subunit — MFGLGWPEVAIIVIVAILIFGPKKIPELGSTFGKTLRGFKEGLNQAEEEQPEQDEDYRS; from the coding sequence ATGTTTGGTCTAGGATGGCCCGAAGTGGCAATTATTGTTATCGTTGCAATCCTGATTTTTGGTCCTAAAAAGATTCCGGAGTTGGGTAGCACGTTTGGAAAAACGCTCCGGGGCTTCAAGGAAGGACTCAACCAGGCAGAAGAAGAGCAACCGGAGCAAGATGAGGATTACCGGAGCTGA
- a CDS encoding 2'-5' RNA ligase family protein: MFSTSFNPSKHRFFIALLPPQEVQDYANGIKHLFAERYHSRAALKSPPHVTLQPPFDWAADDFSTLVNTLSEFAVQQAPVPVTLSGFGAFIPRVVYINVIKTPALLELQASLMAHLETILKIVDPVSKTRPFAPHLTVGFRDLTKQNFRAAWAEFQHQPLHFEFMVSHLTLLIHDGERWNVCQQFQLSN; the protein is encoded by the coding sequence ATGTTCTCAACTTCTTTCAATCCCTCTAAACATCGCTTCTTTATCGCTTTATTGCCGCCGCAGGAGGTTCAAGACTATGCGAACGGTATCAAGCACCTCTTTGCTGAGCGTTATCACAGTCGAGCAGCACTAAAGTCACCGCCCCACGTCACCTTGCAGCCTCCTTTTGATTGGGCAGCCGATGACTTCTCAACCCTGGTGAACACCTTAAGCGAATTTGCGGTTCAGCAGGCTCCGGTACCTGTGACGCTTTCCGGGTTTGGCGCATTTATTCCGCGTGTGGTTTATATCAATGTCATCAAAACGCCCGCCCTACTGGAGTTGCAAGCCTCACTCATGGCACATCTGGAAACTATACTGAAAATTGTTGATCCCGTTTCTAAGACCCGTCCCTTTGCCCCCCATCTAACCGTGGGCTTTCGGGATTTAACCAAACAAAACTTTCGAGCTGCCTGGGCAGAGTTTCAACACCAACCGTTACACTTTGAGTTCATGGTTTCTCATCTGACGCTACTGATCCACGACGGAGAGCGGTGGAATGTTTGCCAGCAATTTCAGTTGAGCAATTAA
- a CDS encoding YciI family protein codes for MPWFVKIEEGIVDKVIFDQYVPAHREYVKGLIQKGYQAKTGYWSCYGGGMLLFQAESMDEAAAIVAQDPLVQNGCVQYRLYEWRIVVE; via the coding sequence ATGCCCTGGTTTGTCAAAATTGAGGAAGGAATTGTTGATAAAGTAATCTTTGACCAGTATGTTCCAGCCCACCGAGAGTATGTTAAGGGTCTGATCCAGAAAGGATATCAAGCTAAAACCGGATACTGGAGCTGTTATGGCGGTGGAATGCTATTGTTTCAGGCTGAATCCATGGATGAGGCAGCGGCGATCGTTGCCCAGGATCCTCTGGTACAAAATGGCTGCGTCCAATACAGGCTTTATGAGTGGCGGATTGTAGTGGAGTAG
- a CDS encoding ATP-dependent DNA helicase — protein sequence MDSSQLLPPDMETPGTIPDILPGISLTQEQWSALQALEQFIQGEEKLYLLTGYAGTGKTTLLQALITRMHQQKNRRKVVLTAFSNKATKVLSTMAHRWGLELDCMTCCKLLGLRPVVDEQTGKQVFKIDTEQSSQFGRYSLIIVDECSMINEEMWGLLVTAVSNLYDRTQILFVGDPAQLPPVGEPESPCFRQIYHRAELTEVVRYGGAIGVLAENIRRNLDCRYLPQFQNDTNPDQTEGIFVLRRQHWEKLLIRAFTSQAYQKNPDQVRALAYTNRRVNNLNQFIREAIFSKSAARFVPGERLVANTSCLERDMILLQTSAECEVLDVYEGKEGSWFVWYLEVLTEEGNFRTLRVLHEMSQARFQQLLQEYAGQKRWQEFWEMKQKFHDVNYAYSLTVHKSQGSTFQDVFIDLPDILINRNIVERNQLCYVALTRAAKRLFLLQ from the coding sequence GTGGATTCTTCCCAACTATTGCCACCAGACATGGAAACTCCCGGCACCATTCCAGACATTTTGCCAGGGATTTCTTTGACCCAGGAACAGTGGTCTGCGTTGCAGGCATTGGAACAGTTTATTCAAGGAGAGGAAAAGCTATATCTGCTCACAGGCTATGCGGGCACGGGTAAAACGACCCTGTTACAGGCACTCATTACCCGGATGCACCAGCAGAAAAACCGTCGGAAGGTGGTCTTGACTGCCTTCAGTAATAAAGCCACCAAGGTTCTGAGTACAATGGCGCACCGCTGGGGGCTGGAACTGGACTGTATGACCTGCTGCAAACTGCTGGGGCTGCGTCCGGTAGTAGATGAGCAGACTGGCAAACAGGTATTCAAGATTGATACGGAACAGTCCAGTCAGTTCGGACGTTATAGCCTGATTATTGTGGATGAATGCTCCATGATCAATGAGGAAATGTGGGGGCTTCTGGTGACGGCGGTTTCCAATCTGTACGATCGCACCCAGATTTTGTTTGTTGGCGATCCTGCCCAGCTTCCACCCGTGGGTGAACCAGAGTCCCCCTGTTTTCGCCAGATCTATCATCGGGCTGAACTGACGGAAGTGGTGCGATATGGGGGGGCGATCGGGGTTCTTGCTGAAAATATTCGGAGAAATCTGGATTGCAGATACCTGCCGCAATTCCAAAATGACACAAACCCAGATCAGACAGAGGGTATTTTTGTTCTGCGCCGCCAGCATTGGGAAAAACTACTCATTCGAGCTTTTACCAGCCAGGCATACCAGAAAAATCCTGACCAGGTGAGAGCGTTAGCCTATACCAACCGGCGGGTAAATAACCTGAATCAGTTCATTCGGGAAGCAATTTTTAGCAAAAGTGCTGCTCGATTTGTCCCCGGAGAACGCCTGGTTGCCAATACTTCCTGCCTTGAACGGGACATGATCTTGCTCCAGACTTCAGCCGAGTGCGAAGTCCTGGATGTTTACGAAGGCAAAGAAGGATCCTGGTTTGTCTGGTATTTAGAAGTGCTGACCGAGGAAGGCAATTTTCGTACCCTGCGGGTGCTGCATGAAATGAGTCAGGCAAGGTTTCAACAACTCCTCCAGGAGTATGCAGGGCAGAAACGCTGGCAGGAATTTTGGGAAATGAAGCAAAAATTCCATGATGTCAATTATGCCTACAGCCTGACCGTACACAAAAGCCAGGGCTCCACATTCCAGGATGTGTTTATTGACTTACCAGATATTTTGATCAACCGAAATATTGTGGAGCGAAATCAGCTCTGCTACGTGGCCTTGACCCGTGCTGCAAAACGCCTGTTTCTCCTGCAATAG